From a single Populus nigra chromosome 18, ddPopNigr1.1, whole genome shotgun sequence genomic region:
- the LOC133678633 gene encoding uncharacterized protein LOC133678633 isoform X2: MGSLSEEEHRFFDAYEDIASISDAKSDSFEIFDSHSSFDNSVSISLHHELWIKSLGSVQEQRSKFFDWMGIGLNENGNRNLEAFNPEGKSDRITESSGAVLRKSCFEDEFCSTRSMMSCWSNGESSLSAELGLMGNFVCREGDSGGGMVCKVDELGQDVKANEGCEVDSEQSVAAEESENISESSPSFQKPMQSEVGEPNTLVDTPRRLKKGWLSRIRSISCIVYSLREADKLRHDDDDDALLRYRVQRVKVHRYGKRIKELSALYKGQDIQAHEGSILTMKFSPDGQYLASAGEDGVVRVWQVLESERSNELDIPEIDPSCIYFTANQLFELKPLLVEKERTAKMRSMRKTSDSACVIFPPKVFRILEKPLHEFHGHREEILDLSWSKNNHLLSASVDKTVCLWQVGRDSCLRVFLHSNYVTCVQFNPVDDNHFMSGSIDGKVRIWAVNSCQVVDWTDIKDIVTAVCYRPDGQGGIVGSLTGNCRFYNMSGSDSYLQLDAQICLPGKKKSPCKRITGFQFSPQDSTKVMVSCADSQVRILQGLDVIGKYKSNTANQISASFTLDGKHIISACEDSNVHLWNYIDQEQHATPQSKNSRSYEHFSANASVAIPWCGLKCGRLDNGWGFRVSDNNSQEVLPLSSPAHFSLSQEYFPESFPKGCATWPEEKLSSSPLSTSSAMHKSQFKFLKTSCQSTDSSHAWGLVIVTAGWDGRIKSFHNYGLPVSD; this comes from the exons ATGGGAAGTTTGAGTGAAGAAGAACACCGATTTTTTGATGCCTATGAAGACATTGCATCAATTTCTGATGCAAAGTCTGATAGCTTTGAGatatttgattctcattctagTTTTGACAACTCTGTTTCGATTAGTCTTCACCATGAACTATGGATTAAGAGCCTTGGAAGTGTTCAGGAGCAGCGGAGTAAGTTCTTTGATTGGATGGGAATTGGTTTAAATGAAAATGGGAATAGGAATTTAGAAGCATTTAATCCAGAAGGAAAGAGTGATAGGATTACAGAGAGCAGTGGGGCTGTACTGAGAAAGTCATGTTTCGAAGATGAATTTTGCTCTACTCGGTCCATGATGTCATGTTGGTCTAATGGTGAATCTAGTTTGTCAGCGGAGTTGGGTTTGATGGGGAATTTTGTTTGCAGAGAAGGGGATTCAGGCGGGGGAATGGTGTGCAAAGTAGATGAATTGGGGCAAGATGTGAAAGCAAATGAAGGTTGTGAAGTGGACTCAGAACAGTCAGTAGCAGCAGAGGAATCTGAGAACATTTCTGAGTCATCTCCCTCATTTCAGAAACCTATGCAGAGTGAAGTTGGGGAACCAAATACTTTGGTGGATACTCCAAGAAGGCTTAAGAAGGGGTGGTTGAGTAGAATACGTTCCATTTCATGCATTGTGTATAGCCTACGGGAAGCTGACAAATTGagacatgatgatgatgatgatgcactTCTGCGGTACAGGGTACAAAGAGTTAAGGTTCACCGATATGGGAAGCGAATAAAGGAACTCTCGGCTCTTTATAAAGGACAAGATATCCAGGCCCATGAGGGTTCAATTTTGACCATGAAATTTAGTCCTGATGGGCAGTACCTTGCAAGTGCTGGCGAGGATGGGGTTGTGCGTGTCTGGCAGGTCCTGGAGAGTGAGAGATCAAATGAACTTGACATTCCAGAAATAGATCCATCCTGCATATACTTCACGGCGAACCAACTATTCGAGTTGAAACCCCTCTTGGTTGAAAAAGAAAGGACGGCTAAAATGAGGAGCATGAGGAAAACATCAGACTCTGCATGTGTCATTTTCCCTCCAAAAGTTTTCCGGATTTTGGAGAAACCATTGCACGAGTTCCATGGGCACAGGGAAGAGATCTTGGATCTCTCATGGTCCAAAAATAAT caTTTACTATCAGCTTCAGTGGACAAAACTGTCTGTCTATGGCAAGTGGGACGTGACAGTTGCCTCAGAGTTTTCTTACACAGCAATTATG TAACCTGTGTTCAGTTTAACCCTGTGGATGATAATCACTTCATGAGTGGTTCAATTGATGGAAAAGTCCGCATATGGGCAGTTAATAGTTGCCAAGTTGTTGATTGGACTGATATAAAAGATATCGTTACGGCAGTGTGTTATCGTCCAGATGGGCAG GGAGGGATCGTTGGCTCTCTGACAGGAAACTGTCGCTTTTATAACATGTCAG GTTCAGACAGTTACTTGCAACTTGATGCTCAGATCTGCTTACCTGGTAAAAAGAAGTCACCTTGCAAAAGAATAACTGGATTCCAG TTTTCCCCACAAGACTCAACCAAAGTAATGGTGAGTTGTGCTGATTCACAAGTCAGAATTCTTCAAGGACTTGATGTGATAGGCAAATATAAAA GCAATACAGCAAACCAGATATCTGCATCTTTTACTTTGGATGGAAAGCATATTATCTCGGCTTGTGAGGATTCCAATGTACATTTGTGGAATTACATTGATCAGGAACAACATGCTACTCCTCAATCAAAAAACTCAAGGTCTTATGAGCATTTCTCTGCCAATGCATCTGTTGCTATACCTTGGTGTGGATTGAAATGTGGGAGATTAGATAATGGATGGGGTTTTCGTGTCTCTGACAATAATTCACAGGAAGTTCTACCTCTTTCTTCTCCGGCTCATTTTTCTTTGAGTCAAGAATATTTCCCAGAATCCTTTCCCAAGGGTTGCGCTACTTGGCCAGAGGAAAAGCTTTCTTCGAGCCCATTATCTACATCGTCAGCAATGCACAAATCCCAGTTCAAGTTTCTGAAAACTTCATGCCAGAGCACAGACAGTTCTCACGCTTGGGGTCTTGTCATTGTGACTGCTGGGTGGGATGGAAGAATAAAATCATTCCACAATTATGGGTTACCAGTTTCTGATTAA
- the LOC133678633 gene encoding uncharacterized protein LOC133678633 isoform X1, whose translation MGSLSEEEHRFFDAYEDIASISDAKSDSFEIFDSHSSFDNSVSISLHHELWIKSLGSVQEQRSKFFDWMGIGLNENGNRNLEAFNPEGKSDRITESSGAVLRKSCFEDEFCSTRSMMSCWSNGESSLSAELGLMGNFVCREGDSGGGMVCKVDELGQDVKANEGCEVDSEQSVAAEESENISESSPSFQKPMQSEVGEPNTLVDTPRRLKKGWLSRIRSISCIVYSLREADKLRHDDDDDALLRYRVQRVKVHRYGKRIKELSALYKGQDIQAHEGSILTMKFSPDGQYLASAGEDGVVRVWQVLESERSNELDIPEIDPSCIYFTANQLFELKPLLVEKERTAKMRSMRKTSDSACVIFPPKVFRILEKPLHEFHGHREEILDLSWSKNNHLLSASVDKTVCLWQVGRDSCLRVFLHSNYVTCVQFNPVDDNHFMSGSIDGKVRIWAVNSCQVVDWTDIKDIVTAVCYRPDGQGGIVGSLTGNCRFYNMSVSPGSDSYLQLDAQICLPGKKKSPCKRITGFQFSPQDSTKVMVSCADSQVRILQGLDVIGKYKSNTANQISASFTLDGKHIISACEDSNVHLWNYIDQEQHATPQSKNSRSYEHFSANASVAIPWCGLKCGRLDNGWGFRVSDNNSQEVLPLSSPAHFSLSQEYFPESFPKGCATWPEEKLSSSPLSTSSAMHKSQFKFLKTSCQSTDSSHAWGLVIVTAGWDGRIKSFHNYGLPVSD comes from the exons ATGGGAAGTTTGAGTGAAGAAGAACACCGATTTTTTGATGCCTATGAAGACATTGCATCAATTTCTGATGCAAAGTCTGATAGCTTTGAGatatttgattctcattctagTTTTGACAACTCTGTTTCGATTAGTCTTCACCATGAACTATGGATTAAGAGCCTTGGAAGTGTTCAGGAGCAGCGGAGTAAGTTCTTTGATTGGATGGGAATTGGTTTAAATGAAAATGGGAATAGGAATTTAGAAGCATTTAATCCAGAAGGAAAGAGTGATAGGATTACAGAGAGCAGTGGGGCTGTACTGAGAAAGTCATGTTTCGAAGATGAATTTTGCTCTACTCGGTCCATGATGTCATGTTGGTCTAATGGTGAATCTAGTTTGTCAGCGGAGTTGGGTTTGATGGGGAATTTTGTTTGCAGAGAAGGGGATTCAGGCGGGGGAATGGTGTGCAAAGTAGATGAATTGGGGCAAGATGTGAAAGCAAATGAAGGTTGTGAAGTGGACTCAGAACAGTCAGTAGCAGCAGAGGAATCTGAGAACATTTCTGAGTCATCTCCCTCATTTCAGAAACCTATGCAGAGTGAAGTTGGGGAACCAAATACTTTGGTGGATACTCCAAGAAGGCTTAAGAAGGGGTGGTTGAGTAGAATACGTTCCATTTCATGCATTGTGTATAGCCTACGGGAAGCTGACAAATTGagacatgatgatgatgatgatgcactTCTGCGGTACAGGGTACAAAGAGTTAAGGTTCACCGATATGGGAAGCGAATAAAGGAACTCTCGGCTCTTTATAAAGGACAAGATATCCAGGCCCATGAGGGTTCAATTTTGACCATGAAATTTAGTCCTGATGGGCAGTACCTTGCAAGTGCTGGCGAGGATGGGGTTGTGCGTGTCTGGCAGGTCCTGGAGAGTGAGAGATCAAATGAACTTGACATTCCAGAAATAGATCCATCCTGCATATACTTCACGGCGAACCAACTATTCGAGTTGAAACCCCTCTTGGTTGAAAAAGAAAGGACGGCTAAAATGAGGAGCATGAGGAAAACATCAGACTCTGCATGTGTCATTTTCCCTCCAAAAGTTTTCCGGATTTTGGAGAAACCATTGCACGAGTTCCATGGGCACAGGGAAGAGATCTTGGATCTCTCATGGTCCAAAAATAAT caTTTACTATCAGCTTCAGTGGACAAAACTGTCTGTCTATGGCAAGTGGGACGTGACAGTTGCCTCAGAGTTTTCTTACACAGCAATTATG TAACCTGTGTTCAGTTTAACCCTGTGGATGATAATCACTTCATGAGTGGTTCAATTGATGGAAAAGTCCGCATATGGGCAGTTAATAGTTGCCAAGTTGTTGATTGGACTGATATAAAAGATATCGTTACGGCAGTGTGTTATCGTCCAGATGGGCAG GGAGGGATCGTTGGCTCTCTGACAGGAAACTGTCGCTTTTATAACATGTCAG TTTCACCAGGTTCAGACAGTTACTTGCAACTTGATGCTCAGATCTGCTTACCTGGTAAAAAGAAGTCACCTTGCAAAAGAATAACTGGATTCCAG TTTTCCCCACAAGACTCAACCAAAGTAATGGTGAGTTGTGCTGATTCACAAGTCAGAATTCTTCAAGGACTTGATGTGATAGGCAAATATAAAA GCAATACAGCAAACCAGATATCTGCATCTTTTACTTTGGATGGAAAGCATATTATCTCGGCTTGTGAGGATTCCAATGTACATTTGTGGAATTACATTGATCAGGAACAACATGCTACTCCTCAATCAAAAAACTCAAGGTCTTATGAGCATTTCTCTGCCAATGCATCTGTTGCTATACCTTGGTGTGGATTGAAATGTGGGAGATTAGATAATGGATGGGGTTTTCGTGTCTCTGACAATAATTCACAGGAAGTTCTACCTCTTTCTTCTCCGGCTCATTTTTCTTTGAGTCAAGAATATTTCCCAGAATCCTTTCCCAAGGGTTGCGCTACTTGGCCAGAGGAAAAGCTTTCTTCGAGCCCATTATCTACATCGTCAGCAATGCACAAATCCCAGTTCAAGTTTCTGAAAACTTCATGCCAGAGCACAGACAGTTCTCACGCTTGGGGTCTTGTCATTGTGACTGCTGGGTGGGATGGAAGAATAAAATCATTCCACAATTATGGGTTACCAGTTTCTGATTAA